The following proteins come from a genomic window of Flavobacteriales bacterium:
- a CDS encoding bifunctional methionine sulfoxide reductase B/A protein: MKIVALISIPAIFLVYGLGQDGGNDGKNPHKFKVTKTEAEWKAQLSDEAFFVLREKGTEVAFSGKHEHENRRGVFLCAGCGQEVFSSTQKFDSGSGWPSYYAPYKKENILEIPDTSFGWDRVEVVCSRCGGHLGHVFDDGPKPTGLRYCINSVAMDFKPEVVQKSDEQMATFGAGCFWCVEAIFEELKGVTKVESGYAGGEMQNPTYQQVSSGSTGYAEVVSITYQPDVISYDELLEVFWSTHDPTTLNKQGADRGTQYRSVVFYHNEMQRKLAMSYKQKLNAEGVWDKPVVTEISPVRNYFPAEKYHQDYYSENSDKPYCSAVITPKLEKFRKVFMEKLKH, encoded by the coding sequence ATGAAAATAGTAGCATTGATCAGTATTCCCGCAATCTTTCTTGTGTATGGCCTGGGGCAGGACGGTGGCAATGATGGCAAAAATCCGCACAAATTCAAAGTAACCAAAACGGAGGCCGAGTGGAAGGCCCAGCTTTCAGATGAAGCATTTTTTGTGCTGCGTGAGAAAGGCACGGAGGTGGCATTCTCCGGGAAGCATGAGCATGAAAACAGAAGGGGTGTTTTCCTGTGTGCAGGATGTGGACAGGAGGTTTTTTCTTCTACCCAGAAATTTGATTCTGGAAGCGGATGGCCAAGCTATTATGCGCCATATAAGAAGGAAAATATTCTTGAGATTCCTGATACAAGTTTTGGATGGGATAGGGTAGAGGTGGTTTGCAGTCGCTGCGGAGGACACCTGGGGCATGTGTTTGATGATGGTCCTAAGCCCACAGGTTTGCGTTATTGCATTAACTCAGTAGCCATGGACTTTAAACCGGAAGTGGTGCAAAAAAGCGATGAACAAATGGCAACCTTTGGTGCTGGTTGCTTCTGGTGCGTGGAGGCGATCTTTGAAGAACTCAAAGGTGTGACAAAGGTTGAGTCCGGATACGCCGGAGGTGAGATGCAAAATCCAACGTATCAGCAGGTGAGTTCGGGTTCTACAGGATATGCGGAAGTAGTGAGTATAACCTATCAACCTGACGTGATCTCGTATGATGAATTGCTTGAGGTTTTCTGGAGTACACATGACCCGACAACGTTAAATAAGCAGGGGGCAGACAGAGGAACACAGTATAGATCAGTCGTGTTTTACCACAACGAGATGCAACGGAAACTGGCCATGTCTTACAAACAAAAATTAAACGCGGAAGGTGTTTGGGATAAACCGGTGGTCACAGAGATAAGCCCGGTCAGGAATTATTTTCCCGCGGAGAAGTATCATCAGGATTACTACAGTGAGAATTCGGATAAACCATATTGCTCTGCGGTGATCACACCAAAGCTTGAGAAGTTCAGAAAGGTGTTTATGGAAAAATTGAAACACTGA
- a CDS encoding DNA/RNA non-specific endonuclease, whose translation MCKKFVGWLFAAVTPLWVSAQQEAITLKGDTILIYSDRSWAFPQEDPLYLLKPDKADSLLYQRSHANRQVIKHLAFIASFDPAQRQSAWVSYLLTAEHTKATVERVANFRADTDVPGGTATNDDYLGSGLDRGHLAPAANMAWSEQAMSESFLYSNISPQDPAFNRGIWKRLEAQVTEWARSNDSLYVVSGPVFSDEMDVIGPGQLPVPQRFFKVVLDYRTPGLKAIGFLLDNEKSDVPLISTAIPVDSVEAVTGIDFFFGLRDDQEALIERTCDVRTWEWKGILEIDTEDIAKGDSLMVCKGITRTGTACKIKTRNVNGYCHFHQDQFLLAPLSGNEERRDVSVQCLAITAAGTRCKNMTFSPNGKCHVHGGD comes from the coding sequence ATGTGCAAAAAATTTGTCGGTTGGCTATTTGCAGCCGTTACGCCTTTGTGGGTGTCAGCACAACAGGAAGCGATTACCCTCAAAGGGGATACCATACTTATTTATAGTGACCGGTCATGGGCATTTCCCCAGGAAGACCCATTATATCTTCTCAAGCCAGACAAGGCAGATAGCCTTTTATATCAAAGATCACATGCGAATCGTCAGGTGATTAAGCACCTTGCTTTTATCGCATCATTTGACCCGGCACAAAGACAAAGCGCCTGGGTCTCCTACCTGTTAACCGCTGAACATACCAAAGCAACCGTGGAAAGAGTGGCTAACTTCAGGGCAGATACTGATGTTCCCGGTGGAACTGCAACCAATGATGATTACCTCGGAAGCGGCCTTGATCGTGGTCACCTGGCACCAGCGGCAAATATGGCATGGTCAGAGCAGGCGATGAGTGAATCGTTTCTGTATTCCAATATCAGTCCGCAGGATCCCGCGTTTAATCGCGGTATATGGAAACGGCTGGAAGCTCAGGTAACGGAATGGGCCAGGTCCAACGATTCCCTTTATGTGGTTTCGGGTCCGGTTTTTTCTGATGAGATGGATGTAATCGGGCCTGGGCAACTACCGGTGCCTCAACGATTCTTTAAAGTGGTATTGGATTATCGCACGCCGGGACTAAAAGCCATAGGTTTTCTACTGGACAATGAAAAATCTGATGTCCCGCTAATATCAACGGCTATTCCTGTAGACAGCGTAGAAGCGGTTACCGGAATAGATTTCTTTTTTGGCCTCAGGGATGATCAGGAAGCATTGATAGAACGTACCTGTGATGTAAGGACATGGGAGTGGAAAGGCATCCTTGAGATAGATACAGAAGATATTGCGAAGGGTGACAGTCTCATGGTATGCAAAGGAATCACCCGAACGGGAACCGCTTGTAAGATAAAGACACGGAATGTAAATGGTTACTGCCATTTTCACCAGGATCAGTTTTTATTGGCCCCCTTGTCAGGAAATGAAGAACGCCGCGACGTATCAGTACAATGCCTGGCCATTACAGCGGCAGGTACCCGTTGCAAGAACATGACATTCAGCCCCAATGGAAAATGTCATGTGCATGGGGGAGATTAA
- the xth gene encoding exodeoxyribonuclease III, with protein MNIVSWNVNGIRAVMKKDFAQQLDELNADMLLIQETKAQDDQVREALFGVGDYELYCTSAEKKGYSGTAILSRHKAVDVRYGIGVPEHDTEGRVVTLEMPDFYVVNVYVPNSSSEMKRLPYRKTWDAAFLKFLKDLESHKPIVVGGDFNVAHQPIDLARPKENYNKTSGYTQDEIDGFESFLAQGWVDTYRFKHPEEVKYSFWNARFGARERNVGWRIDYFLVSDSLKSSVSEADILNNITGSDHCPVTLGLAL; from the coding sequence ATGAATATCGTATCGTGGAATGTGAATGGCATTCGGGCCGTAATGAAGAAGGATTTTGCGCAACAGTTGGATGAATTAAATGCAGATATGTTGCTGATTCAGGAAACCAAAGCGCAGGACGACCAGGTAAGGGAGGCGCTTTTTGGTGTGGGGGATTATGAATTGTATTGTACATCCGCAGAAAAGAAAGGTTACTCAGGAACCGCCATATTAAGTCGGCATAAGGCGGTTGATGTCAGGTATGGTATTGGCGTGCCGGAACATGATACAGAAGGCAGGGTGGTGACCCTGGAAATGCCGGATTTTTACGTTGTAAATGTGTATGTGCCTAATTCATCATCGGAAATGAAACGGTTGCCATACAGGAAAACCTGGGACGCTGCCTTTCTGAAATTCTTAAAGGACCTGGAGTCTCATAAGCCCATTGTTGTAGGAGGGGACTTTAATGTGGCGCATCAACCAATAGACCTTGCCAGGCCCAAGGAAAACTACAATAAGACATCAGGGTATACCCAGGATGAAATTGATGGCTTTGAGTCTTTTCTTGCTCAGGGTTGGGTAGATACTTACCGGTTTAAGCATCCTGAAGAGGTGAAGTATAGCTTTTGGAATGCTCGTTTTGGAGCCAGGGAAAGAAATGTTGGTTGGAGGATTGATTATTTCCTGGTAAGTGATTCGCTCAAGTCTTCAGTAAGTGAAGCCGATATTCTTAATAATATCACCGGGTCAGATCATTGCCCGGTCACACTTGGATTGGCACTCTGA
- a CDS encoding M28 family peptidase has product MKSLIYQLACWGFLLLNSSNAQDIGYARTVLDTLCSPSMHGRGYVKNGDQIASDFIVSEFKRIGLKPVDRRYFQPFSFPVNTFPGKMHLALDDRPMKPGEEFIISAGSPGIKGTYDVVNCSEDDMLEKDKFIKLVKNAKGKFIVVSPSKRVMIPDETNTINEWKAFLIYADENPAAGTIFITYEKLTWDASTKLLTKPSFIVSADSSFGEIKTITTEVENKYLKKYTSRNVIGMITGSEKADSFLVFTAHYDHLGRMGEETYFPGANDNASGIAMLLNLAKHYSENPPRFSMLFIAFSGEEAGLVGSKHYTEHPVIPLQKIRFLLNFDISGTGDEGIQVVNGSVFKPSFDRLTSMNLEMQTLQQVKIRGTACNSDHCPFYEKDVPCFFIYTLGGIKAYHDVWDRSQTLPFTEFENYFRLMVAFINGF; this is encoded by the coding sequence ATGAAAAGTTTGATTTACCAACTGGCGTGCTGGGGCTTTCTTTTGTTAAATTCTTCAAATGCACAAGACATCGGTTATGCCCGCACTGTACTGGACACCCTATGCAGTCCATCCATGCATGGCAGAGGATATGTAAAAAATGGCGATCAGATTGCTTCGGATTTCATTGTATCTGAATTTAAGCGAATAGGCCTGAAGCCGGTTGACCGACGTTACTTCCAACCCTTCTCATTCCCCGTCAATACGTTTCCAGGAAAGATGCATTTAGCCCTTGACGACCGCCCTATGAAACCGGGAGAAGAGTTCATCATCAGCGCCGGATCACCAGGTATCAAAGGCACATATGATGTCGTGAATTGCTCTGAAGATGACATGTTGGAAAAGGATAAGTTCATCAAGCTGGTGAAGAATGCCAAAGGAAAGTTCATTGTCGTTTCACCATCCAAACGCGTCATGATTCCGGATGAAACGAATACCATCAACGAGTGGAAGGCATTCCTTATATATGCAGATGAAAACCCGGCAGCAGGAACAATCTTTATCACGTATGAAAAGCTTACATGGGATGCGTCGACAAAACTTCTGACCAAACCTTCATTCATCGTTTCCGCGGATTCTTCTTTCGGAGAAATTAAAACCATTACGACGGAAGTAGAAAACAAGTACCTGAAAAAATACACGAGTCGCAATGTGATCGGGATGATCACAGGATCGGAAAAAGCTGATTCCTTCCTTGTATTTACCGCGCATTATGATCATTTGGGGCGCATGGGCGAGGAAACCTACTTTCCGGGAGCCAATGACAATGCCAGCGGGATTGCCATGTTGTTGAACCTTGCAAAACACTACTCTGAAAATCCACCCCGGTTCTCCATGCTATTCATTGCATTCAGCGGCGAGGAAGCCGGATTAGTGGGATCAAAACATTACACCGAACACCCGGTCATACCACTTCAAAAAATTCGATTTCTTCTAAACTTTGACATTTCCGGAACAGGCGACGAAGGCATCCAGGTTGTTAACGGCTCCGTATTCAAACCATCCTTTGATCGGCTCACGTCCATGAACCTGGAAATGCAAACCCTTCAACAGGTAAAAATCCGGGGCACGGCATGCAACAGTGATCACTGTCCATTTTACGAAAAAGACGTACCCTGTTTTTTCATCTATACTTTGGGGGGAATCAAGGCCTATCACGATGTTTGGGACAGATCGCAAACCTTGCCTTTCACCGAGTTTGAAAATTATTTTCGCCTTATGGTAGCATTTATAAATGGTTTTTAA
- a CDS encoding DNA polymerase III subunit alpha has product MLLNCHTFHSYTYGTLSTVELLQTLAGKGYRSAALTDINSTSACIDFVRLAPSHDIHPVIGIDFRNGVKQQYIGIARNNEGFRELNEHMDHHSHNSLPFPDHGPVFQNAFTIYPLKQTRPDLLGEHEFAGVHLSELPHLPFSIWKHHPHKLVLLHSVTFLDKRGFNTHRLLRAIDNNILLSRLSKEEEASSDNTMPPKENLDTLLSGFPEIYRNTGRLLEQCSVAFDFKSPKNKQYFTASPEEDMTLLRKECAEGLKYRYKKPSPEAITRMEKELEVISKLNFCSYFLINWDLVRFARHKQYYHVGRGSGANSMVAFLLGITDVDPLELDLYFERFINPNRSNPPDFDIDFCSGDREHITRYIFDRHGWKHTALLGSYNTFQYRSVIREIGKVFGLPAAEIDKLQAIDNPGQADDMGRLVLQYSQLIHNLPRHLSVHSSGIIISQDPLNCYTATLIPPKGFPTTHFSMLEAEDLGYAKFDILGQRGLSKIRDAVSLISERTGTHIDIHEVNKFKEDEQVRKLLRKGMAIGCFYIESPAMRMLLTKLQADDYLRLVAASSIIRPGVSKSGMMGEYILRYRHPEYREAAREKLPELYDLLKETYGVMVYQEDVIKVAHYFAGLTLGEADILRRGMSWKFKQRNEFHKVQGKFFSNCRAKGYAEAVIHDIWRQIESFANYAFAKGHSASYAVESFQALYLKAHYPLEYLTATINNGGGFYRPELYIHEMRMLGGKVVPPCINLSNHEAILHQQTLYLGLGMIKGLDDATIHQILRNRNTYGPFGDLQDLVNKTPLSLEQLRILIRANALRFTGKEKKELLWNAHLLLGYRKKKQPSLTLFEERAKDYSLPALFHHPLEEVYDEIELLGFPLQTSPFELAQALPEDKLTAKDLPFHVDKTVEITGYLIHVKRTATSQNDAMSFGTFLDREGNWIDTVQFPDIERRYPFKGPGCYKITGKVTDDFGFIAIETKALHRLEYQHIDEVPARLKLPSSYGRSQPHPMQLKK; this is encoded by the coding sequence ATGTTGCTTAATTGCCATACGTTTCACAGCTACACATACGGGACACTTTCCACGGTAGAGTTACTGCAAACCCTGGCAGGAAAAGGTTATCGGAGTGCCGCACTCACCGATATCAACAGCACATCGGCATGCATTGATTTCGTACGCCTCGCTCCTTCCCATGATATCCACCCCGTCATCGGAATTGATTTCCGGAATGGCGTAAAGCAGCAATACATCGGTATTGCAAGGAACAACGAAGGATTCCGGGAACTCAACGAGCACATGGATCATCACAGTCACAACAGCCTTCCATTTCCGGATCATGGACCTGTTTTCCAAAACGCTTTCACCATATACCCCCTCAAACAAACCCGGCCCGACTTGCTTGGTGAACATGAATTTGCCGGTGTGCATCTTTCCGAACTCCCACACCTTCCATTCTCCATCTGGAAACACCATCCACATAAACTGGTTCTACTGCATTCCGTAACATTCCTTGACAAGCGCGGATTTAACACACACCGACTGTTAAGGGCCATAGATAACAACATTTTACTCAGTCGCCTGTCAAAAGAAGAAGAAGCCTCCTCAGATAACACCATGCCTCCGAAAGAAAATCTTGACACCCTCCTTTCCGGATTCCCGGAGATATACCGGAACACCGGTCGCTTACTTGAACAATGTTCCGTTGCCTTTGATTTCAAATCTCCCAAGAACAAACAATATTTTACTGCTTCACCGGAAGAAGATATGACACTGCTCCGGAAAGAATGTGCAGAAGGCCTGAAATACCGTTACAAAAAGCCATCTCCCGAAGCAATCACCCGGATGGAGAAAGAATTGGAAGTGATCTCCAAACTCAACTTCTGCTCCTACTTTCTCATCAATTGGGACCTGGTCCGCTTTGCCCGCCACAAGCAATATTACCATGTAGGCCGGGGCAGTGGTGCGAACAGCATGGTGGCATTCCTATTGGGCATTACGGATGTAGATCCCCTGGAGCTTGACCTTTACTTTGAACGCTTCATCAACCCCAACCGCTCCAACCCACCCGACTTTGACATCGATTTTTGTTCCGGAGACAGGGAGCACATCACCCGCTATATCTTTGACCGGCATGGCTGGAAACATACCGCCCTTCTCGGTTCTTACAATACTTTCCAGTATCGATCCGTGATTCGTGAGATAGGGAAAGTATTCGGATTACCTGCCGCCGAGATCGATAAATTGCAAGCCATAGATAACCCCGGCCAGGCAGATGACATGGGACGCCTGGTCCTACAGTACAGTCAGCTTATCCACAACCTGCCCCGCCACCTTAGCGTCCACTCCAGCGGCATCATCATCTCACAGGATCCCCTCAACTGTTATACGGCTACCCTCATCCCACCAAAGGGCTTTCCCACAACACACTTCAGCATGCTGGAAGCAGAAGATCTCGGCTATGCGAAGTTTGATATCCTGGGCCAACGTGGATTGAGCAAGATCAGGGATGCTGTTTCACTCATAAGCGAACGTACCGGAACACATATAGACATTCATGAGGTAAACAAGTTCAAGGAAGATGAACAGGTACGCAAACTCCTGCGAAAGGGCATGGCCATCGGGTGTTTTTACATCGAATCTCCTGCCATGCGCATGCTTCTCACCAAATTGCAGGCAGACGATTACCTGAGACTGGTAGCAGCCAGTTCCATCATACGCCCCGGCGTATCCAAAAGCGGCATGATGGGGGAATACATCCTGCGCTACCGGCACCCTGAATACCGGGAAGCCGCCAGGGAAAAATTACCTGAACTGTATGACCTGCTCAAAGAGACTTACGGTGTGATGGTCTACCAGGAAGATGTGATCAAGGTGGCACACTATTTTGCCGGACTAACCCTTGGAGAGGCTGATATACTCAGAAGAGGGATGTCGTGGAAGTTCAAACAGCGGAATGAATTTCACAAGGTTCAGGGAAAGTTCTTTTCCAATTGCAGAGCCAAAGGTTATGCCGAAGCAGTTATTCATGACATATGGCGTCAGATTGAGAGCTTTGCAAACTATGCCTTTGCCAAAGGGCATTCCGCCTCATACGCCGTGGAGAGTTTTCAGGCCCTTTACCTCAAAGCCCATTACCCACTGGAGTATCTGACAGCTACTATCAACAATGGGGGTGGCTTCTACCGCCCAGAACTATACATCCATGAAATGCGCATGCTGGGGGGAAAGGTGGTGCCACCCTGCATCAACCTCAGCAATCACGAGGCAATTCTGCACCAACAAACACTTTACCTCGGTCTTGGCATGATCAAGGGACTGGATGATGCCACCATCCATCAGATACTCCGCAACAGAAATACTTACGGACCATTCGGAGATTTACAGGATCTTGTCAACAAAACACCCCTTTCCCTCGAGCAGCTCCGCATCCTGATCCGTGCAAATGCATTGAGGTTTACGGGAAAGGAAAAGAAAGAATTACTATGGAATGCTCATCTTTTACTGGGCTACCGCAAAAAGAAACAGCCCTCCCTTACACTCTTTGAAGAAAGGGCGAAAGATTATTCGCTCCCTGCGTTGTTCCATCATCCCCTCGAAGAAGTATATGATGAAATTGAGCTTCTGGGATTCCCTCTACAGACCTCACCGTTTGAGCTGGCACAGGCATTACCGGAAGATAAATTAACCGCAAAAGACCTCCCTTTCCATGTCGATAAAACAGTTGAGATCACAGGATACCTCATACATGTCAAACGCACAGCCACCAGCCAGAACGATGCCATGAGCTTTGGAACATTTCTGGACAGGGAGGGAAACTGGATCGACACGGTACAATTTCCGGACATAGAACGGCGGTATCCTTTCAAAGGACCAGGTTGCTATAAGATCACAGGAAAAGTGACTGATGATTTCGGCTTCATCGCCATAGAGACAAAGGCGCTTCATAGACTCGAATACCAACACATAGATGAAGTACCTGCCCGATTGAAGCTACCTTCTTCATATGGTCGTTCTCAACCGCATCCCATGCAATTGAAAAAATAG
- a CDS encoding DUF3667 domain-containing protein produces the protein MRRDRRKNDKCLNCDAALQSDWEFCPACGQENHSVKVPLRTIIKDFLGDYFTFDSKLFRSLRPLFFKPGFLTIAYNSGKRVRYIPPLRMYILISVVFFFVINRSHHPLFGKDKQEIRKQSHISLEVGGHELIYQDMMAFQYDVDKQGMEAYMDSVGAVTSFDKWIVKRMYRLSDQGKEAIGDQIFHGISISMFVVLPMFALLLFWVYRKKRWLYVEHLIYSLHLHAFIFFYGAVLAVVNRFVFEINGWVWNLILALPYVVYAVWSLKVVYGGTLRYTLGKFFILLLLYIVLIFICLASGVIVSIITI, from the coding sequence ATGCGACGTGACCGGAGAAAGAATGATAAGTGCCTCAACTGTGATGCGGCATTGCAGTCTGATTGGGAATTCTGCCCGGCATGTGGCCAGGAAAACCATTCGGTTAAGGTTCCGCTAAGGACAATCATCAAAGACTTCCTGGGGGATTACTTCACATTTGATTCGAAGCTTTTCAGAAGCCTCCGGCCTCTGTTCTTTAAGCCGGGTTTTCTTACGATAGCATACAATAGCGGGAAGCGGGTGAGATATATTCCACCCTTACGCATGTATATTCTGATTTCTGTTGTCTTCTTTTTTGTGATCAATCGTTCGCATCACCCACTTTTCGGGAAGGACAAGCAGGAAATTAGAAAGCAATCCCATATCTCTCTTGAAGTTGGCGGTCATGAATTGATTTATCAAGATATGATGGCCTTTCAATATGATGTCGATAAGCAGGGAATGGAGGCGTATATGGATTCCGTTGGTGCGGTTACCTCGTTTGATAAATGGATTGTAAAAAGAATGTACCGGTTGTCCGACCAGGGTAAAGAGGCCATCGGGGACCAAATTTTTCACGGTATTTCAATATCCATGTTTGTGGTTCTGCCAATGTTTGCACTACTGTTGTTTTGGGTATACCGAAAGAAGCGGTGGTTATATGTAGAACATCTGATATACTCTTTGCATTTGCATGCATTCATCTTTTTCTACGGGGCAGTACTTGCGGTGGTCAACCGGTTTGTTTTTGAGATCAATGGCTGGGTTTGGAATCTGATTCTGGCACTTCCATATGTGGTGTATGCAGTTTGGTCACTGAAGGTAGTCTATGGCGGTACACTTCGTTATACGTTGGGTAAATTTTTTATTCTTCTCCTTTTATATATCGTCTTGATATTCATTTGTCTTGCATCTGGTGTAATCGTTTCAATTATTACGATCTGA